In Altererythrobacter rubellus, the following are encoded in one genomic region:
- a CDS encoding ATP-dependent helicase: MTDPAPLPSTQGRENVPAYAAQLNPPQREAVLTTEGPVLMLAGAGTGKTAALTSRLVHLVATRRAWPSQILCVTFTNKAAREMRERVAGHLGQTVEGMPWLGTFHSICAKMLRRHAELVGLQSNYTIIDTDDQLRLLKQLIQQNDLDEKRWPARQLAGLIDRWKNRGLNPGDLDAVENESYANGRGQQFYQLYQDRMKALNACDFGDLMLHMLNIFRQYREVLEDYQQRFKYILVDEYQDTNAVQYLWLRLLAQAHKNICVVGDDDQSIYSWRGAEVANILKFEKDFPGAKVVKLEQNYRSTPHILGAASGLIRTNSERHDKTLWTETNGGDKVRVIGVWDAPEEARRVGEEIERLEREGAPLDKVAILVRAQYQTREFEDRFIQIGINYRIIGGFRFYERAEIRDALAYLRVIAQPQDDLAFERIYNQPKRGLGAKTLEKMHQHSRKTGLPLAAASLQMADSDELPKRAAGTIAALLGQFLHWREQSEAVTPADLLRMVLDESGYTEMLNAERTAEAAGRLENLSELARAMEEYETLGDFLEHVSLVMDNDAADDGEKVTIITMHGAKGLEFDHVFLPGWEEGVFPSQRSLDEGGLASLEEERRLAYVGITRARRRCIILHAANRRIYGQWTSSIPSRFIEELPEEHIDQETTLTGGASLWQANWSESEDPFAHVAQDRPQRSSQRGPGWQRAISTGYETKQVRVRENKRSAASFAAKPRSDIAIGQRVFHDKFGYGIVVYQEGNKLEINFEHSGTKRVIDSFVSLAD; encoded by the coding sequence ATGACCGATCCAGCCCCCCTTCCATCTACGCAAGGCCGCGAAAATGTTCCGGCGTACGCCGCGCAGCTGAACCCGCCGCAGCGCGAAGCAGTGCTGACGACAGAGGGCCCAGTCTTGATGCTGGCGGGCGCAGGCACGGGTAAAACCGCTGCACTTACGTCTCGATTGGTGCATCTCGTTGCAACCCGCCGTGCATGGCCAAGCCAGATCCTGTGCGTCACCTTCACCAATAAGGCGGCGCGCGAAATGCGCGAACGCGTGGCAGGGCATTTGGGGCAGACCGTTGAGGGGATGCCGTGGCTCGGCACGTTCCACTCAATTTGCGCAAAAATGCTGCGCCGCCATGCCGAGCTAGTCGGGCTGCAAAGCAATTACACCATCATCGATACAGACGATCAGCTGCGCCTTCTGAAACAGCTGATCCAGCAGAATGATCTGGATGAGAAGCGCTGGCCGGCGCGTCAGCTTGCGGGCTTAATCGACCGCTGGAAGAACCGCGGGCTTAATCCAGGCGATCTGGATGCGGTAGAGAATGAAAGCTACGCCAATGGGCGCGGGCAACAATTCTACCAGCTTTATCAAGACCGGATGAAGGCTCTCAACGCCTGCGACTTCGGTGATCTGATGCTTCATATGCTGAACATCTTCAGGCAATACCGCGAAGTGTTGGAAGATTATCAGCAACGCTTCAAATACATACTGGTTGACGAGTATCAGGACACGAATGCGGTGCAGTATCTGTGGCTGCGCCTGCTGGCACAAGCGCACAAGAACATCTGTGTCGTCGGAGACGATGACCAGTCGATTTACTCATGGCGCGGAGCCGAAGTCGCCAATATCCTGAAATTCGAGAAAGACTTCCCCGGCGCCAAGGTTGTGAAGCTGGAGCAGAACTATCGCTCAACACCGCACATTCTGGGTGCAGCCTCCGGCCTGATCCGAACCAATTCAGAACGCCACGACAAGACGCTTTGGACCGAGACCAACGGCGGTGACAAAGTGCGCGTCATCGGCGTTTGGGACGCTCCCGAAGAAGCACGCCGCGTGGGCGAAGAGATTGAGCGCTTGGAACGTGAAGGCGCGCCGCTAGACAAAGTCGCAATCCTTGTGCGCGCGCAATACCAGACGCGTGAATTCGAAGATCGCTTCATCCAGATCGGGATCAACTACCGAATCATTGGCGGCTTCCGTTTCTACGAACGCGCGGAAATCCGCGATGCGCTGGCTTACCTGCGGGTTATCGCTCAACCGCAAGACGATCTCGCTTTCGAGAGAATTTATAACCAGCCCAAGCGCGGGCTTGGCGCAAAGACACTGGAAAAGATGCACCAGCATTCGCGCAAAACCGGTCTGCCGCTAGCTGCCGCGTCACTGCAGATGGCCGATAGCGACGAGCTGCCTAAGCGTGCCGCTGGCACTATTGCCGCGCTATTGGGCCAATTCCTGCATTGGCGCGAACAGTCTGAAGCAGTCACCCCGGCGGACCTGTTGCGCATGGTGTTGGACGAGAGTGGCTATACCGAAATGCTCAATGCGGAACGCACCGCCGAAGCCGCTGGACGATTAGAGAACCTGTCAGAGCTCGCGCGGGCGATGGAAGAATACGAAACGCTTGGCGATTTTCTAGAGCATGTCAGCCTGGTGATGGACAATGACGCGGCCGACGATGGTGAGAAGGTCACCATCATAACCATGCATGGCGCAAAGGGTCTGGAGTTCGATCACGTTTTCCTGCCCGGGTGGGAAGAAGGCGTGTTCCCCTCGCAACGCTCGCTCGATGAAGGCGGATTGGCCAGCCTGGAGGAGGAACGGCGCTTGGCCTATGTCGGGATCACGCGCGCCCGGCGCCGCTGCATAATCCTGCATGCAGCAAACCGGCGTATCTACGGCCAGTGGACCAGCAGCATTCCCAGCCGCTTCATCGAAGAGTTGCCTGAAGAACATATCGATCAGGAAACCACGCTGACAGGCGGCGCATCACTTTGGCAAGCGAACTGGTCTGAAAGCGAAGACCCGTTTGCACATGTGGCGCAAGATCGGCCACAGCGTTCCTCTCAGCGTGGCCCTGGATGGCAGCGCGCTATCTCTACCGGCTACGAGACCAAGCAAGTCCGCGTACGCGAAAACAAGCGCTCTGCCGCCAGTTTTGCGGCCAAGCCGCGCAGCGATATCGCGATTGGACAACGCGTCTTCCATGACAAATTCGGCTATGGTATTGTTGTGTATCAAGAAGGCAACAAGCTCGAGATCAACTTCGAGCATTCGGGCACGAAACGCGTGATCGACAGCTTTGTTAGCCTTGCGGATTAA
- a CDS encoding SDR family NAD(P)-dependent oxidoreductase yields the protein MREAAISILDNFRLDGEVAVVTGSGKGIGRAIAIGLAEAGADVALASRTQSDLDAVAEEIRALGRQALPIATDATDRSALERLADETVAKLGKLTIWVNNAGGIPDGTPRYLTRTSEENFDAQIALNLKAVWMGSTVAAGKMAESGGAIINISSRSAFGPQVKNGPYGAAKAAVNSLTSTMSVEVAPRIRVNAIAPGPVPTENFDDCMGTDTEEKREELLKMIGVPMQRYGRPEDIAAAVVYMASPAASWVAGQCLYVTGGR from the coding sequence TTGAGGGAGGCCGCTATCAGCATTCTGGACAATTTTCGCCTTGATGGAGAGGTGGCAGTCGTCACCGGTTCAGGCAAGGGCATTGGCCGAGCGATCGCAATTGGCCTTGCCGAGGCAGGGGCCGATGTAGCGTTGGCATCGAGGACGCAGTCCGATCTTGACGCTGTAGCCGAAGAGATCCGTGCGCTCGGCCGGCAGGCATTACCCATTGCCACTGACGCAACCGACCGGTCTGCGCTTGAGCGACTTGCGGACGAGACAGTCGCCAAACTGGGTAAACTGACGATCTGGGTCAACAATGCGGGCGGTATACCCGATGGCACGCCGCGTTATCTCACCCGTACGTCGGAAGAGAATTTCGATGCTCAGATCGCCCTGAACCTGAAAGCTGTCTGGATGGGTTCGACCGTTGCGGCCGGAAAAATGGCGGAGAGCGGCGGTGCAATCATCAACATCTCGTCCCGCTCTGCCTTTGGCCCGCAGGTCAAAAATGGGCCCTATGGCGCTGCAAAGGCGGCGGTCAACAGCCTGACCAGCACCATGTCCGTAGAAGTTGCCCCACGGATCCGAGTCAATGCCATCGCGCCGGGGCCGGTACCGACAGAGAATTTTGACGACTGCATGGGCACAGACACGGAGGAAAAACGCGAAGAGCTACTCAAGATGATCGGCGTTCCGATGCAGCGGTATGGCCGACCGGAGGATATAGCAGCGGCCGTTGTCTATATGGCATCACCCGCGGCAAGCTGGGTGGCCGGACAATGCCTGTACGTGACCGGCGGTCGCTAG
- a CDS encoding DEAD/DEAH box helicase: MTFADLGLSPELLKAVDSAGYTTPTDIQAEAIPAILMMKDLIGIAQTGTGKTASFVLPMIDVMAAGRRRALMPRSLILEPTRELAAQVAENFEKYGKNHDLKMALLIGGVQMGDQLKALDEGVDVLIATPGRLMDLFERGKILLNGCELLVIDEADRMLDMGFIPDIEFICSKLPETRQTMLFSATMPSPIEKLAKKFLNNPKRIEVSRAASTNKDITAFKIPVQTKQKRETLRWLLRHDLVETAMIFANKKTTVRELNKSLQRHGFASSEIHGDMDQGSRLKELDRFKSGDVNILVASDVAARGLDIKGVSHVFNFDTPWHPDDYVHRIGRTGRAGAKGRAFTFISKEDAEAIANVEKLTGSEIALFSKKDVRVELKQPNPEAEKPREEKKARSNSRRKVDDIEQDASKKPRREKKPKSEEQPEKKPRSHRYDEDDEPIPAGEWNGPKPGFLDVGVG; this comes from the coding sequence ATGACTTTCGCCGATCTCGGCCTTTCACCTGAATTGCTCAAGGCGGTTGATTCCGCTGGCTATACCACTCCGACCGATATTCAGGCGGAAGCGATCCCTGCGATTCTGATGATGAAGGATTTGATCGGGATCGCGCAGACTGGAACGGGCAAGACCGCGAGTTTCGTGCTCCCAATGATTGATGTCATGGCGGCTGGCCGGCGGCGCGCGCTGATGCCGCGCTCTCTAATTCTTGAGCCAACACGAGAGTTGGCCGCTCAAGTTGCCGAGAATTTTGAGAAATACGGCAAGAACCATGACCTGAAAATGGCACTGCTTATTGGCGGTGTTCAAATGGGCGATCAGTTGAAAGCGCTTGATGAAGGCGTCGACGTTTTGATCGCTACACCAGGTCGGCTGATGGATTTGTTCGAGCGCGGCAAGATACTGCTCAACGGCTGCGAACTGCTCGTGATCGATGAAGCTGACCGGATGCTGGACATGGGCTTCATTCCGGACATTGAGTTTATCTGTTCGAAATTGCCCGAAACGCGTCAAACGATGCTGTTTTCGGCCACCATGCCTTCGCCGATCGAGAAGCTGGCGAAGAAATTTCTCAACAATCCAAAACGGATCGAAGTGAGCCGTGCGGCAAGCACGAACAAAGATATCACCGCTTTCAAGATCCCGGTTCAGACAAAACAGAAACGCGAGACCTTGCGCTGGCTACTGCGTCACGATCTGGTCGAAACCGCGATGATTTTCGCGAACAAGAAAACGACGGTGCGCGAACTCAACAAGAGCTTGCAGCGCCATGGATTTGCCAGCAGCGAGATCCACGGGGATATGGACCAGGGCTCGCGTTTGAAAGAGCTGGATCGGTTCAAGAGCGGTGATGTGAACATCCTGGTCGCCTCTGATGTTGCGGCGCGCGGACTTGATATCAAAGGCGTCAGCCACGTATTCAACTTTGATACGCCATGGCATCCCGATGACTATGTCCACCGCATTGGCCGCACTGGTCGCGCGGGTGCAAAGGGGCGCGCATTCACGTTTATTTCGAAAGAAGATGCAGAAGCGATTGCCAATGTCGAGAAGCTGACCGGCAGTGAAATCGCGTTGTTCAGCAAGAAGGACGTACGCGTCGAGCTGAAGCAGCCGAATCCGGAGGCGGAAAAGCCGCGCGAAGAGAAGAAGGCACGCAGCAACAGTCGCCGGAAAGTGGACGACATCGAGCAGGATGCTTCCAAGAAGCCGCGACGTGAGAAAAAGCCCAAGTCGGAAGAACAGCCTGAAAAGAAACCACGTTCGCATCGCTATGACGAAGATGACGAGCCGATTCCAGCTGGCGAGTGGAACGGTCCGAAGCCCGGTTTTCTTGATGTCGGGGTCGGCTAG
- a CDS encoding FAD-binding oxidoreductase, with protein MSDVQTFVRQAADLLGPRGFSCDPDLVEPWLTDWRGRFHGRTIGLASPASTQEVAEFVKLCRKHHIPIVPQGGNSGMVGGATPDESGHSVLLSSRRMDAVRSFDVDARQIVCDAGVILQNLHEKVEEEGLRLPLTLGGKGSATVGGLIATNAGGTQVLRHGTMRAQVLGLEAVLANGDIFESLTALKKDNRGFDLKQLLIGSEGTLGIVTAANLRLLPQIGERVVAWVGVESIHMARELLLHFEACMPEELEGFEVVPDHCLESVLAHLPDARAPLAERYPWNALIELVAAPAQSALLREATEAAFAGAMEKDLLLDAVIAANETQADNFWLLRDSIAPAERALGPAMQHDISVPVERMPDFVEAAIPHVEAQFPGTKGLAFGHLGDGNVHFHVLAPDGAVPGEWENTQGKLVSRVIYEMVTEWGGSISAEHGIGQVKRDELERLGDPVALNMMRSVKAALDPDGLLNPGKLVPGSG; from the coding sequence ATGAGCGACGTCCAGACTTTTGTACGACAGGCCGCAGACCTTCTGGGACCGCGCGGATTTTCATGCGATCCCGATCTGGTGGAGCCCTGGCTGACCGATTGGCGTGGCCGATTTCATGGCCGGACCATCGGGCTGGCATCACCCGCCTCAACGCAAGAAGTTGCTGAATTCGTCAAACTTTGCCGCAAACACCATATCCCGATTGTCCCCCAGGGCGGCAATAGCGGCATGGTTGGTGGTGCCACGCCTGACGAGAGCGGTCATTCTGTGCTGCTATCCTCACGTCGGATGGATGCGGTGCGGTCATTCGATGTCGACGCGCGCCAGATCGTCTGCGATGCCGGTGTCATCCTTCAGAATCTGCACGAAAAAGTCGAAGAAGAAGGGCTGCGCCTCCCACTGACTCTGGGCGGCAAGGGCTCAGCCACAGTTGGCGGGCTTATCGCGACCAATGCTGGCGGAACACAGGTGCTACGCCACGGAACAATGCGTGCGCAGGTTTTGGGACTTGAAGCCGTTCTTGCAAATGGCGATATTTTTGAGAGCCTTACTGCTCTGAAGAAAGACAATCGCGGCTTTGACCTCAAGCAACTCTTGATCGGATCAGAGGGCACGCTGGGCATCGTAACGGCGGCAAACCTGCGCCTGCTTCCGCAAATTGGCGAACGTGTGGTCGCTTGGGTAGGTGTGGAGAGCATCCACATGGCGCGCGAACTCCTCCTACATTTCGAGGCATGCATGCCGGAAGAACTCGAAGGCTTTGAGGTTGTGCCGGACCATTGCCTTGAAAGCGTACTTGCGCATCTTCCCGATGCCCGTGCACCATTGGCTGAGCGCTATCCGTGGAACGCTTTGATTGAGCTTGTCGCCGCGCCGGCGCAAAGCGCCCTGCTGCGCGAGGCGACTGAGGCCGCCTTTGCTGGAGCGATGGAGAAGGATCTGCTGCTCGATGCAGTCATTGCAGCCAATGAAACACAGGCTGACAACTTTTGGTTGCTGCGAGACTCCATAGCTCCGGCAGAGCGCGCGTTGGGCCCGGCGATGCAACACGATATTTCCGTCCCCGTCGAGCGCATGCCAGATTTCGTGGAAGCTGCCATCCCGCATGTTGAAGCGCAGTTCCCTGGCACGAAAGGTTTGGCATTCGGGCATTTGGGGGATGGCAATGTGCATTTCCACGTGCTTGCTCCAGACGGGGCAGTGCCGGGAGAATGGGAAAACACCCAAGGCAAGTTGGTAAGCCGTGTCATCTACGAAATGGTCACTGAATGGGGCGGTTCAATCAGCGCAGAACATGGTATCGGTCAGGTCAAACGTGACGAGCTGGAGCGGCTGGGTGACCCGGTAGCACTCAACATGATGCGTAGCGTTAAAGCCGCGCTCGATCCGGACGGGCTGCTCAACCCTGGTAAACTTGTCCCGGGCTCAGGTTAG
- a CDS encoding SapC family protein: MASAPKPNLPIFFNDLMPLNSRDHSSWHSKQFPDVSFLGKHHAIPVTVDEFIDTQRHYPIVFSAGDNPVPLALMGLNEGVNTFVDDEGKITDDVYIPAYVRRYPFMLAKLQPNSEELSLCFDPSAGVVGDHSDGNALFDDKNEPTDYTKGVLDFCQKFEESGARTKGFMEEIKKHGLLMDGEIAITMQENPDKPFVYRGFQMVDENKLRELKGEVLESLAGNGMLMLLHAHLFSLNLMRVIFSRQSRLGKVPQPEAST; encoded by the coding sequence ATGGCCAGCGCGCCGAAGCCCAATCTGCCTATCTTTTTCAATGACTTGATGCCACTTAACAGCCGTGATCACTCCAGCTGGCACAGCAAACAGTTTCCGGATGTCAGCTTTTTAGGGAAGCATCACGCGATTCCTGTAACGGTTGACGAGTTCATCGACACACAGCGTCATTATCCGATCGTGTTTAGCGCAGGCGACAACCCTGTCCCACTGGCATTGATGGGCCTTAACGAAGGCGTGAACACGTTTGTCGACGATGAAGGTAAGATTACTGACGACGTATACATCCCCGCCTATGTGCGTCGCTATCCATTCATGCTCGCAAAGTTGCAGCCCAATAGCGAAGAACTGTCGCTATGCTTTGACCCGAGCGCGGGCGTAGTTGGCGATCACAGCGACGGCAATGCGTTGTTTGACGACAAGAACGAACCGACCGATTACACCAAGGGCGTTCTCGACTTTTGCCAGAAGTTCGAAGAGTCGGGTGCTCGCACCAAGGGCTTCATGGAAGAGATCAAGAAGCATGGCCTTCTGATGGATGGCGAGATCGCTATCACGATGCAGGAAAACCCGGACAAACCGTTTGTTTATCGCGGTTTCCAGATGGTCGATGAAAACAAGCTTCGCGAGCTTAAGGGCGAAGTGCTAGAGAGCCTTGCTGGTAACGGCATGCTGATGTTGCTGCACGCACATCTGTTCTCGCTCAACCTGATGCGTGTTATCTTCTCTCGCCAATCACGGCTGGGCAAGGTTCCACAACCTGAAGCGAGCACCTGA
- a CDS encoding N-formylglutamate amidohydrolase yields the protein MTTSKRESVGGRMERGGAIPSLDCPSFTLKAPATSPVPVVIAVPHGGRDYPEHVLRAMRDPEFSSLRLEDRLIDEIGVEVAKLTGAVLLEAHAPRAMLDLNRSRDDVDWGMIKGAKPHPIRHSQANRRARSGLGLVPRRLPGFGEIWRQSLTREELDARIEGIHQPYHAALGRELARVRDQWGQALLLDLHSMPPLKPSNGESQMPKFVLGDRFGTSCDASLVNHAYRFLEEKGQVVSHNRPYAGGYVLDTHGAVQNGIHAIQIEVCRSTYLDACQEQLSPKARTLVKMLAGLVQDLGAMTARMMGRGDLRNAAE from the coding sequence ATGACAACAAGCAAGCGCGAATCGGTAGGCGGGCGGATGGAGCGCGGTGGCGCAATTCCTAGTCTGGATTGCCCCTCATTTACGCTCAAGGCACCTGCTACCTCGCCAGTACCCGTTGTGATCGCGGTTCCACATGGCGGGCGCGACTATCCAGAGCACGTGCTGCGCGCGATGCGGGATCCCGAATTCTCCAGCTTGCGTTTGGAAGACCGGTTGATTGACGAGATCGGAGTAGAGGTCGCAAAGCTGACTGGCGCTGTATTGCTTGAAGCGCACGCGCCGCGCGCGATGCTCGACCTCAATAGATCGCGCGATGATGTCGATTGGGGCATGATCAAGGGAGCAAAGCCGCATCCCATCCGGCATTCGCAGGCCAACCGGCGTGCCCGCAGCGGACTGGGGCTAGTCCCCCGGCGCTTGCCCGGATTTGGCGAGATTTGGCGGCAATCGCTCACCCGCGAAGAACTCGACGCGCGAATTGAAGGCATCCATCAGCCATATCACGCCGCATTGGGCCGCGAATTGGCAAGGGTGCGCGACCAATGGGGGCAAGCATTGTTATTGGATCTGCATTCCATGCCGCCACTCAAGCCATCAAATGGAGAGAGCCAGATGCCCAAGTTTGTTCTGGGCGATCGATTTGGCACAAGTTGCGATGCAAGCCTGGTTAACCATGCCTATCGCTTTCTTGAAGAGAAGGGGCAGGTCGTTTCGCATAACCGACCCTATGCCGGCGGTTATGTCCTGGATACTCATGGTGCGGTGCAAAATGGCATTCATGCCATCCAGATTGAAGTTTGCCGGTCGACCTATCTCGATGCCTGCCAAGAACAACTTTCACCCAAGGCACGAACGCTCGTCAAAATGCTTGCTGGTTTGGTTCAAGATCTCGGCGCGATGACCGCCAGAATGATGGGCAGAGGTGATTTGCGAAATGCGGCTGAATGA
- the cpdR gene encoding cell cycle two-component system response regulator CpdR, translating to MNNGSKLRILLAEDEDAMRTYIARALENAGYEVVSVDRGTSAIPHLENEHFDLLLSDIVMPEMDGIELAQRCAEITPRTKVMFITGFAAVSLRASREQPHAKVLSKPFHLRDLVLEVKQTFGEAQEVSL from the coding sequence ATGAACAACGGGTCTAAACTGCGAATCCTCTTGGCTGAGGACGAAGATGCCATGCGCACATACATTGCGCGCGCGCTCGAAAATGCGGGATATGAAGTGGTCTCTGTCGACCGCGGGACGTCCGCAATACCTCATTTAGAAAACGAGCATTTCGACCTGCTGCTTTCGGACATCGTAATGCCGGAGATGGACGGGATCGAGCTCGCGCAACGCTGCGCAGAGATCACCCCTCGAACCAAAGTTATGTTTATTACGGGTTTTGCTGCCGTTTCACTGCGAGCGAGCCGCGAACAGCCTCACGCCAAGGTGCTGTCGAAGCCATTCCATTTGCGCGATCTCGTGCTTGAAGTGAAGCAAACATTCGGCGAAGCGCAAGAAGTCAGCCTTTAG
- a CDS encoding NADP-dependent isocitrate dehydrogenase, whose product MQKIQVKNPVVELDGDEMTKIIWQWIRERLILPYLDVDLKYYDLSIEKRDETDDQITIDAANAIKEHGVGVKCATITPDEARVEEFSLKKMWRSPNGTIRNILGGVVFREPIVIDNVPRLVPGWTDPIVVGRHAFGDQYRATDTLIPGAGKLRLVFEGADGQNIDLDVFEFESPGVAMAMYNLDDSIRDFARACMNYGLDRGWPVYLSTKNTILKKYDGRFKDLFQEVFDEEFADRFNEAGIHYEHRLIDDMVAAAMKWSGKFVWACKNYDGDVQSDVVAQGFGSLGLMTSVLMTPDGKTVEAEAAHGTVTRHYRQHQQGKATSTNPIASIFAWTRGLIYRGRFDNTPDVVRFAETLERVCIETVENGQMTKDLALLIGPEQNWLTTEQFFEAIVTNLETEMQSWS is encoded by the coding sequence ATGCAGAAAATTCAGGTCAAGAACCCGGTTGTCGAACTCGACGGCGACGAAATGACAAAAATCATCTGGCAGTGGATCCGCGAGCGATTGATCCTCCCCTACCTCGATGTTGACCTGAAGTATTACGATCTTTCGATCGAGAAGCGTGATGAAACCGATGACCAGATCACCATCGATGCGGCAAATGCGATCAAGGAACATGGCGTTGGCGTGAAATGCGCCACGATCACACCTGACGAAGCGCGCGTGGAAGAATTCAGCCTGAAGAAAATGTGGCGTTCGCCAAACGGCACGATCCGCAACATTCTGGGCGGTGTAGTTTTCCGTGAGCCCATCGTGATCGACAACGTACCGCGTCTTGTACCTGGCTGGACCGATCCAATCGTTGTTGGTCGCCACGCTTTTGGTGACCAATATCGCGCAACCGACACGCTGATCCCGGGTGCAGGCAAGCTTCGCCTCGTATTCGAAGGCGCAGACGGACAGAACATTGATCTTGATGTGTTCGAGTTTGAATCTCCAGGCGTCGCAATGGCGATGTACAATTTGGACGATAGCATCCGTGACTTCGCGCGCGCATGCATGAACTATGGCCTCGATCGCGGCTGGCCGGTCTATCTTTCGACCAAGAACACCATTCTCAAGAAATATGACGGCCGCTTCAAGGACCTGTTCCAGGAGGTGTTCGACGAAGAATTCGCCGACCGCTTCAACGAAGCCGGCATTCACTACGAGCACCGCCTGATTGATGACATGGTTGCTGCGGCCATGAAATGGAGCGGCAAGTTCGTTTGGGCCTGCAAGAACTATGACGGTGACGTTCAGTCGGATGTCGTCGCGCAGGGCTTTGGCTCGCTTGGCCTGATGACTTCGGTCTTGATGACCCCTGATGGCAAGACAGTGGAAGCTGAAGCCGCGCACGGTACTGTTACGCGCCATTATCGCCAACATCAGCAGGGCAAGGCGACCAGCACTAACCCGATCGCATCGATTTTTGCCTGGACACGCGGCCTGATCTATCGCGGCCGCTTCGACAACACCCCTGATGTTGTCCGGTTTGCTGAAACGCTTGAGCGCGTCTGCATCGAAACAGTCGAAAACGGCCAAATGACAAAGGATTTGGCATTGCTGATCGGCCCAGAGCAGAACTGGCTCACGACAGAACAGTTCTTTGAGGCGATTGTGACCAATCTAGAAACAGAGATGCAAAGCTGGAGCTGA